Proteins from one Bacillota bacterium genomic window:
- a CDS encoding ATP-binding protein, whose translation MDSKQQSNPFSTGGGGTIFETRVQAAFVVLMLTGQIAPCLPPWPITKIKLQGRYAGFNTDDFIVFAKDLQTEKEAKLLAQIKHSISITEGNDVFGEVIQAAWNDFRNPDIFTVGNDVFALITGPLSATDINNTRTLLEWARHSDDAKEFFHKVNLANFSSDAKREKLKVFQTHLNKANDGSDISDEQFWEFLKSFYLLGYDLDIESGITLSLLRSLIAQSTTGDAPSLWSRVVDAIQSYNQTSGTVTLAILPTDIVNAFNNRQNNHFISDVSRLRDHGDYIINGIRENIAGVHINRSDFFDQLLEISEGAEFVFLSGERGCGKSSLVREFAEHMRDHVPVFCLRTEDLDKAHLDNVFSAIGLTSSISDLESGFTMIPKKYLLIESLEKLLELQNTAAFTDLIYFIRKHPGWTIIASGRDYAYQQITLHFLQPSGIHYSSLLIKDFSDGDVEYLCKSIDLLKPLSTNESIKALLKKPYYAELAYRIAQTGTQFSSGDGEKEFRIAVWRDVISKEHIRANGMPLRRRQTFIDIALKRAKQMVYGVPEAAFDSDALLKLEEDNLIYRDISNGLVSPAHDVLEDWALERYIEEVSQTYIDDIKGFLDAVGHEPAMNRAFRLWLHQKIRFGENVAHLVLNILNDENIESCWQDETISAILLSNTSYEFITQS comes from the coding sequence TTTTTGCCAAAGATCTTCAAACAGAAAAAGAGGCTAAACTTCTAGCTCAAATAAAACACTCTATTAGTATCACAGAAGGAAATGATGTGTTTGGCGAAGTAATTCAAGCTGCTTGGAATGATTTCCGTAATCCAGATATATTTACCGTCGGAAACGATGTATTTGCTCTTATCACAGGTCCGTTAAGTGCTACTGATATTAACAATACCCGTACTCTATTGGAATGGGCACGTCACTCCGATGATGCAAAAGAGTTCTTTCATAAAGTTAACTTGGCTAACTTCAGCAGTGACGCGAAAAGAGAAAAGTTAAAGGTTTTTCAGACACATCTGAACAAAGCCAACGATGGAAGTGATATTTCAGATGAGCAGTTTTGGGAATTTTTAAAAAGCTTTTATCTTCTCGGATATGATTTGGATATCGAATCAGGAATCACCCTTTCACTGCTCAGGTCATTAATCGCTCAAAGTACAACCGGGGATGCTCCATCCCTATGGTCAAGAGTCGTTGACGCGATACAATCATATAACCAAACCTCGGGAACTGTAACTTTAGCGATTCTGCCAACAGATATTGTAAATGCATTCAATAATCGGCAAAATAATCATTTCATTTCCGATGTCAGCCGATTAAGGGACCATGGGGATTACATTATAAATGGTATAAGAGAAAATATTGCTGGAGTGCATATCAATCGTTCCGATTTTTTTGATCAACTTTTAGAAATTAGTGAAGGTGCTGAATTTGTATTTCTTTCAGGAGAACGAGGCTGTGGAAAATCCAGTTTGGTAAGAGAGTTTGCCGAACATATGAGAGATCACGTTCCTGTCTTTTGCCTTCGTACCGAAGATCTAGATAAGGCACATCTCGATAATGTGTTTTCAGCAATTGGTTTAACAAGTTCAATCAGTGATCTTGAATCAGGTTTCACAATGATACCCAAGAAATATTTACTGATAGAATCACTGGAAAAACTACTTGAACTGCAAAATACCGCTGCTTTCACAGATTTAATCTACTTTATAAGGAAACACCCCGGATGGACAATTATTGCTAGTGGACGTGATTATGCTTATCAACAAATAACTTTACATTTTCTCCAGCCAAGTGGCATTCATTATTCATCGCTATTGATAAAGGACTTCAGCGATGGTGATGTTGAATATCTTTGTAAAAGTATAGACCTTTTAAAACCGTTATCGACTAATGAGTCGATAAAAGCGCTTCTCAAAAAGCCATACTATGCGGAACTGGCTTACAGAATTGCACAAACAGGAACTCAGTTTTCAAGCGGAGACGGAGAAAAGGAATTTCGGATAGCTGTTTGGAGAGATGTAATCTCTAAAGAGCATATACGGGCAAATGGCATGCCCCTGAGAAGGCGACAAACCTTTATTGACATTGCTTTAAAGCGGGCCAAGCAAATGGTTTATGGAGTGCCCGAAGCAGCGTTTGATTCCGACGCGCTGTTAAAGCTTGAGGAAGATAATTTAATATACCGAGATATATCAAATGGCTTGGTTAGTCCGGCACATGATGTTCTTGAGGATTGGGCACTTGAGCGATATATCGAAGAAGTTTCTCAGACATATATTGACGATATCAAGGGTTTTCTTGATGCTGTAGGGCATGAACCAGCCATGAATAGGGCCTTCCGCTTATGGCTCCATCAAAAAATAAGATTTGGTGAAAACGTTGCCCATCTGGTTCTTAATATTTTGAATGATGAAAACATTGAAAGTTGTTGGCAGGATGAAACTATATCGGCAATACTCCTTAGTAACACTTCTTATGAGTTTATTACCCAGTCTTAA